One window of Carassius auratus strain Wakin chromosome 17, ASM336829v1, whole genome shotgun sequence genomic DNA carries:
- the bdkrb1 gene encoding B1 bradykinin receptor gives MQSEELVSLATLQPPNASVTPSYLDFFNSTEWDLVYSIIPPYIFTVCLTGILGNSVVLLVFLLQGSRWSVPEIYLGNLALADLILLICLPFWAMNILNYFMWSYGEIMCKVVNLSINVNMYTSIYMLVMVNVDRYLALVLTMKAMWLRRKRYAKFICVVLWLFGVGMGAPTAVMRKLKDIPGHQAAECHLDYPNTTWRLAHLLQLILVGFALPFLVITFCCINIIRALKRRRHVVYWEDRNDKKATALVCAVTLLFLFCWGPFHFMTLLDLLCDLKVLDEKEWSHFLNIGNQFSVYLAFSNSCLNPLLYVCSGNYFKRKVSNIYSRRKHSSDATALQRTGLTSTTTANQIKPVVLYEKD, from the coding sequence ATGCAGTCAGAAGAGCTTGTGTCATTGGCGACGCTTCAGCCTCCAAATGCATCCGTCACTCCATCATACCTGGATTTTTTCAACTCGACAGAGTGGGACCTGGTCTACTCCATCATCCCGCCCTACATCTTCACCGTGTGCTTGACGGGGATTCTGGGAAATTCTGTCGTGTTGCTAGTGTTCCTGCTCCAGGGAAGCCGCTGGTCCGTGCCTGAGATCTATCTCGGAAATCTAGCGCTGGCCGACCTTATCCTACTCATCTGTCTGCCGTTTTGGGCCATGAACATCCTGAACTATTTCATGTGGTCCTACGGAGAGATCATGTGCAAGGTGGTCAACCTCTCTATCAACGTCAACATGTACACGAGCATCTACATGCTGGTGATGGTGAACGTGGACCGCTACCTCGCGCTCGTTTTGACCATGAAGGCCATGTGGCTTCGTCGGAAGCGCTACGCTAAGTTCATTTGTGTCGTTCTTTGGCTGTTCGGTGTGGGAATGGGAGCTCCGACGGCCGTCATGAGAAAGCTGAAAGATATTCCAGGTCACCAAGCCGCCGAATGCCATCTGGATTATCCCAACACGACGTGGAGACTCGCTCATCTTCTGCAGCTGATCCTGGTGGGCTTCGCTCTGCCGTTCCTGGTCATCACGTTCTGCTGCATCAATATCATCCGGGCTTTGAAGCGACGGAGACACGTCGTTTATTGGGAGGACAGAAACGACAAGAAGGCTACAGCTCTGGTGTGCGCCGTCACCTTGCTCTTCCTCTTCTGCTGGGGTCCGTTTCACTTCATGACTTTGCTAGACTTGCTCTGTGATCTAAAGGTTTTGGATGAGAAAGAGTGGTCGCACTTTCTAAACATTGGAAACCAGTTTTCGGTGTACCTTGCGTTCTCAAACAGCTGCCTGAATCCGCTGCTGTACGTTTGCTCAGGAAACTATTTCAAGAGGAAAGTCAGCAACATCTATAGCAGAAGAAAACACTCGTCAGATGCGACTGCGCTTCAGAGGACGGGGCTGACCTCTACAACAACCGCCAATCAAATCAAGCCTGTTGTGTTATATGAGAAAGACTAG